The Prunus persica cultivar Lovell chromosome G7, Prunus_persica_NCBIv2, whole genome shotgun sequence genome has a segment encoding these proteins:
- the LOC18769921 gene encoding uncharacterized protein LOC18769921, producing MEGGSPDQGSVGSGTKRSSASSGSRPRNRKEFLYRFVDSGMLTAKLEDWFESISNKSEPKKPAFDVPFELIELQKFDYALEGISFQQVIRMPNAVYASTSDAVEATAYLAIEDFLHAGVKGLWEAFWSQDEPMPFSVACLYDENLKFYQAEKAVADGKLGGLCATGILLTNPRHPHGKWDQILELALLRPDIRNFAMDSDRQLPLSVLGEALFYALRVLLSRSLSRLNYSQSSNSVFILLVDSQYGGVVKVEGDVNKLVFDVNNVYECAAEWIIKHSRIAVSSVDRIWNKLGNANWGDIGALQVLFATFHCIMQFAGFPKHSVEDLAADHGPRLQARRAERQLGDARVNGNGLFRFQQRSVSPEIVEVQDDSVKIETEQLMKLEVGSVLWLEDSNWQKGYQINQVLNNSEHPYYIASPVEDPQKRLFLYVGSHPSQLEPAWEDMNLWYQVQRQTKILTIMKQKGLSSKYLPQLSASGRIIHPGQCQRPSSGGNCDHPWCGTPILVTSPVGETVSQLISEARFGMEEAVRCCHDCLSALSTAASAGIRHGDIRPENVVCVRSAVRQPYFVLIGWGRAILEDRDRPAMNLHFSSTYALQEGKLCSASDAESLVYMLYISCGGVLPDLDSVEGALQWRETSWSRRLIQQKLGDASTVLKAFADYVDSLCGTPYPMDYDIWLRRLRRNINEDDHGKEIDTSG from the coding sequence GTGGGTCCCCAGACCAGGGATCAGTTGGGTCTGGGACAAAGAGGTCTAGTGCATCATCTGGCAGTAGGCCTCGTAATCGCAAGGAATTTCTTTATAGATTTGTGGACAGTGGCATGCTGACTGCAAAACTTGAGGACTGGTTTGAATCTATATCCAATAAATCAGAACCGAAGAAACCTGCCTTTGATGTGCCTTTTGAATTGATAGAACTTCAAAAGTTTGACTATGCTTTGGAAGGGATTTCATTTCAGCAGGTGATTAGGATGCCCAATGCTGTTTATGCTTCAACATCTGATGCTGTCGAAGCAACTGCTTATCTTGCTATTGAAGATTTTTTGCATGCCGGTGTGAAGGGCTTGTGGGAAGCATTCTGGAGTCAGGATGAGCCAATGCCTTTCTCTGTTGCTTGTCTATACGatgaaaacttaaaattcTATCAGGCTGAGAAAGCAGTTGCTGATGGTAAGCTTGGAGGTCTTTGTGCTACTGGTATATTGCTTACAAACCCTAGACATCCCCATGGGAAGTGGGATCAAATTCTTGAACTGGCTCTTTTAAGGCCTGATATCAGAAACTTTGCGATGGATAGTGACAGGCAGCTCCCTCTATCTGTTTTAGGTGAGGCCCTTTTCTATGCTCTACGTGTATTATTATCAAGAAGCTTGAGCAGACTGAACTACTCTCAGAGTTCAAACTcagtttttattcttcttgttGATTCTCAGTATGGTGGGGTAGTAAAGGTTGAAGGAGATGTAAATAAGTTGGTGTTTGATGTCAATAATGTTTATGAATGCGCTGCTGAATGGATTATAAAACATTCTAGGATTGCAGTCTCTTCGGTCGATAGGATCTGGAACAAGCTTGGAAATGCCAACTGGGGAGATATCGGCGCTTTACAAGTACTTTTTGCTACCTTCCATTGTATCATGCAATTCGCTGGATTTCCCAAGCATTCAGTAGAGGATTTAGCTGCTGATCATGGTCCTCGTCTCCAAGCAAGAAGGGCTGAGAGGCAGTTGGGGGATGCCCGGGTGAATGGAAATGGTCTATTTCGGTTCCAGCAACGCAGTGTATCCCCTGAAATTGTTGAAGTTCAAGATGATTCTGTCAAAATTGAGACTGAACAGTTAATGAAGCTAGAAGTAGGATCTGTATTATGGTTGGAGGATTCTAACTGGCAAAAAGGTTACCAGATCAATCAAGTCTTGAATAACAGTGAACATCCATATTATATTGCATCTCCAGTTGAAGATCCTCAGAAAAGGCTGTTTCTGTATGTTGGTTCTCATCCTTCCCAGTTGGAGCCTGCGTGGGAGGATATGAATCTGTGGTATCAGGTTCAGAGGCAGACCAAAATTTTGACTATTATGAAACAGAAAGGTCTATCTAGCAAGTATCTACCTCAGTTGAGTGCTTCTGGCAGGATTATTCACCCTGGTCAGTGTCAGCGACCCAGCTCTGGTGGGAACTGTGATCACCCCTGGTGTGGCACCCCCATTCTTGTGACCAGCCCAGTTGGTGAAACAGTGTCTCAGTTGATAAGTGAGGCCAGATTTGGTATGGAGGAGGCTGTTAGGTGTTGCCATGATTGCTTATCTGCACTTTCGACTGCTGCTTCTGCAGGGATTCGCCATGGAGACATCAGGCCAGAGAACGTTGTTTGTGTCAGATCTGCTGTGAGGCAACcttattttgttcttattgGTTGGGGACGTGCTATACTTGAAGATAGGGACCGCCCTGCAATGAACCTTCATTTCTCTTCAACTTACGCTCTCCAGGAGGGAAAGCTGTGCTCAGCTTCAGATGCAGAGAGCCTTGTTTATATGCTTTATATTTCCTGTGGTGGAGTTTTACCTGATCTTGATTCGGTTGAGGGGGCACTGCAGTGGAGAGAGACTTCTTGGTCTAGGAGATTGATTCAGCAGAAGTTGGGTGATGCGTCAACCGTGTTGAAAGCATTTGCCGATTATGTTGATAGTCTATGTGGGACACCGTATCCCATGGACTATGATATATGGCTAAGAAGGTTGAGGAGAAATATAAATGAGGATGATCATGGGAAGGAAATTGATACGTCGGGCTaa
- the LOC18770329 gene encoding uncharacterized protein LOC18770329 isoform X2, which translates to MQYNTVMGGMAVGPSRDEHCWEWGRKYMEYNLCSVKDGVSLTLGLISVVSWGVAEIPQVITNYKNKSTDGLSLAFLMTWILGDLFNLFGCMLEPATLPTQYYMAMLYTITTAVLAVQTIYYGCIYPRLKRNLRQKKVNHAGRSIGFDTPSAGNVLSSPIPLPGICPSISPGRESYYISARSLSRSHTPTERSYLAQTTAPTFNHVRNSNEEPLLGALASTQSAPSNNVKTVLCVVSLMTLFGTFNHRSVDNNLDLIVENPSRGVVLRVGRRLLQVSRELLQAKGTKDSSRIGNLLGWGMAAIYIGGRLPQIFLNIRKGNVEGLNPLMFVFAVLGNATYVASIIVNSLDWSEIRPNLPWLVDAGGCMLLDIFILIQFFRYWRHQDPEGKDVHSNAA; encoded by the exons atgCAATACAATACAGTGATGGGAGGAATGGCAGTGGGGCCCTCGAGAGATGAGCATTGTTGGGAATGGGGGAGGAAGTACATGGAGTATAATCTTTGCAGCGTCAAAGACGGCGTTTCGCTGACACTAGGTTTAATCAGTGTGGTGAGTTGGGGTGTTGCTGAGATACCTCAAGTCATCACAAACTAcaaaaacaaatccacggaCGGTCTGTCTCTTGCTTTCTTGATGACTTGGATACTCGG GGACCTTTTTAATCTTTTCGGCTGCATGTTGGAACCAGCTACG CTTCCAACACAATACTATATGGCAATG TTGTATACAATTACCACAGCTGTTCTTGCGGTGCAGACCATATACTATGGCTGCATATATCCTCGACTTAAACGCAATTTGAGACAGAAAAAG GTCAACCATGCTGGCAGAAGTATTGGGTTTGACACCCCCAGTGCAGGAAATGTTTTGAGTTCACCCATTCCTCTTCCAGGAATTTGTCCAAGTATTTCCCCCGGAAGAGAATCATACTACAT ATCAGCAAGATCTCTATCAAGGAGTCATACCCCTACAGAAAGGTCTTATTTGGCACAAACAACGGCTCCTACTTTTAATCATGTTCGGAATTCCAATGAAGAGCCCTTGCTTGGTGCACTTGCATCTACACAATCTGCACCATCTAATAATGTCAAGACCGTCCTCTGTGTG GTCTCTCTGATGACCCTCTTTGGTACTTTTAATCACCGATCAGTAGATAACAATCTTGATTTAATTGTTGAAAATCCAAGTCGAGGAGTAGTGCTGCGAGTAGGAAGAAGGCTGTTGCAG GTAAGTAGAGAGCTGTTGCAAGCAAAGGGTACTAAAGATAGCAGCAGGATAGGAAATTTGCTTGGTTGGGGAATGGCAGCTATTTACATTGGTGGACGGCTTCCTCAAATTTTCTTAAAT ATCCGAAAGGGCAATGTTGAG GGGCTTAATCCTTTAATGTTCGTCTTTGCTGTTCTTGGAAATGCCACTTATGTAGCAAG CATTATTGTGAACAGCTTGGACTGGTCGGAGATCAGACCAAATCTTCCGTGGCTGGTGGATGCTGGAGGATGCATGCTTCTGGATATTTTC ATACTAATTCAATTCTTCCGATATTGGAGACACCAAGACCCAGAGGGTAAGGATGTACACTCCAATGCAGCCTAG
- the LOC18770329 gene encoding uncharacterized protein LOC18770329 isoform X1, whose product MQYNTVMGGMAVGPSRDEHCWEWGRKYMEYNLCSVKDGVSLTLGLISVVSWGVAEIPQVITNYKNKSTDGLSLAFLMTWILGDLFNLFGCMLEPATLPTQYYMAMLYTITTAVLAVQTIYYGCIYPRLKRNLRQKKGSNSNLTEVRRCNTDFVGKQVNHAGRSIGFDTPSAGNVLSSPIPLPGICPSISPGRESYYISARSLSRSHTPTERSYLAQTTAPTFNHVRNSNEEPLLGALASTQSAPSNNVKTVLCVVSLMTLFGTFNHRSVDNNLDLIVENPSRGVVLRVGRRLLQVSRELLQAKGTKDSSRIGNLLGWGMAAIYIGGRLPQIFLNIRKGNVEGLNPLMFVFAVLGNATYVASIIVNSLDWSEIRPNLPWLVDAGGCMLLDIFILIQFFRYWRHQDPEGKDVHSNAA is encoded by the exons atgCAATACAATACAGTGATGGGAGGAATGGCAGTGGGGCCCTCGAGAGATGAGCATTGTTGGGAATGGGGGAGGAAGTACATGGAGTATAATCTTTGCAGCGTCAAAGACGGCGTTTCGCTGACACTAGGTTTAATCAGTGTGGTGAGTTGGGGTGTTGCTGAGATACCTCAAGTCATCACAAACTAcaaaaacaaatccacggaCGGTCTGTCTCTTGCTTTCTTGATGACTTGGATACTCGG GGACCTTTTTAATCTTTTCGGCTGCATGTTGGAACCAGCTACG CTTCCAACACAATACTATATGGCAATG TTGTATACAATTACCACAGCTGTTCTTGCGGTGCAGACCATATACTATGGCTGCATATATCCTCGACTTAAACGCAATTTGAGACAGAAAAAG GGTTCCAACTCTAACCTGACTGAGGTTAGAAGATGCAATACTGACTTCGTTGGGAAACAGGTCAACCATGCTGGCAGAAGTATTGGGTTTGACACCCCCAGTGCAGGAAATGTTTTGAGTTCACCCATTCCTCTTCCAGGAATTTGTCCAAGTATTTCCCCCGGAAGAGAATCATACTACAT ATCAGCAAGATCTCTATCAAGGAGTCATACCCCTACAGAAAGGTCTTATTTGGCACAAACAACGGCTCCTACTTTTAATCATGTTCGGAATTCCAATGAAGAGCCCTTGCTTGGTGCACTTGCATCTACACAATCTGCACCATCTAATAATGTCAAGACCGTCCTCTGTGTG GTCTCTCTGATGACCCTCTTTGGTACTTTTAATCACCGATCAGTAGATAACAATCTTGATTTAATTGTTGAAAATCCAAGTCGAGGAGTAGTGCTGCGAGTAGGAAGAAGGCTGTTGCAG GTAAGTAGAGAGCTGTTGCAAGCAAAGGGTACTAAAGATAGCAGCAGGATAGGAAATTTGCTTGGTTGGGGAATGGCAGCTATTTACATTGGTGGACGGCTTCCTCAAATTTTCTTAAAT ATCCGAAAGGGCAATGTTGAG GGGCTTAATCCTTTAATGTTCGTCTTTGCTGTTCTTGGAAATGCCACTTATGTAGCAAG CATTATTGTGAACAGCTTGGACTGGTCGGAGATCAGACCAAATCTTCCGTGGCTGGTGGATGCTGGAGGATGCATGCTTCTGGATATTTTC ATACTAATTCAATTCTTCCGATATTGGAGACACCAAGACCCAGAGGGTAAGGATGTACACTCCAATGCAGCCTAG